In Desulfosediminicola ganghwensis, a single window of DNA contains:
- a CDS encoding AIR synthase related protein, with product MGYRGRDVEVIDIGSGISLVIACDSCGSVGSKELDLVNAPPEIVGRLTARTVLMELVAVGASPVAMTVSICAEPSPTGDEILRGIKKELQLSGHPDVKLAVSTEKNFETRQTGLGIGATGTCRTRDLKIAQSEAADKIFCLGVPRLGGEVIDSGCMDIIHSGTVTQLRPHPLIHDILPVGSRGIRAEAELLARQSGTIFDAAQGCKLDLAKSAGPSTCVLFSSPESIEDLNHFEIYPVGQLIMKSD from the coding sequence ATGGGATACAGAGGACGAGATGTAGAAGTTATCGATATAGGATCGGGTATTTCCCTGGTCATTGCCTGCGACTCCTGTGGATCGGTTGGCAGCAAGGAGCTGGATCTCGTTAACGCTCCGCCGGAAATTGTTGGCCGCCTGACCGCTCGAACAGTCCTCATGGAGCTTGTAGCCGTGGGGGCCTCACCTGTTGCTATGACAGTCTCTATCTGTGCGGAACCCAGCCCAACTGGAGACGAAATATTGCGGGGTATCAAAAAGGAACTGCAATTGAGTGGTCATCCTGATGTAAAGCTTGCCGTGAGCACCGAGAAAAACTTTGAGACGCGGCAGACGGGTCTTGGAATTGGTGCCACAGGGACCTGCAGGACACGTGACCTCAAGATTGCCCAATCAGAAGCGGCAGACAAAATTTTCTGCCTGGGAGTACCCAGACTAGGAGGAGAAGTCATTGATTCAGGCTGCATGGATATCATACACAGCGGCACCGTGACACAATTGAGACCACATCCACTGATTCATGATATCCTTCCCGTTGGCTCAAGGGGCATCAGGGCAGAAGCTGAATTACTGGCAAGACAGTCTGGAACCATTTTCGATGCCGCCCAAGGTTGCAAACTGGACCTTGCAAAATCAGCAGGTCCTTCAACCTGCGTTCTTTTTTCTAGCCCTGAATCTATAGAAGATTTGAATCATTTCGAAATTTATCCCGTTGGTCAACTCATCATGAAATCTGATTAA
- a CDS encoding ABC transporter permease, giving the protein MIRTLPQQRGYATLFKLYIALFYVFLFAPLVVTCVLAFNDSNFPALPWHGFSLDWFFSDGPERIGLFHDRSNMQSLWVSSQTAFWVSLFSVIVGTAGSFLFEHEEFPGKRGLWFLALTPLVIPGVILGISILLTANSLGIYFEDTFGIDIPLFRPGFWLVVLGQFSFITTFVLLVVSARLRKFDRSLEEAALNLGATRLEVIRYITLPYLRPALIGSGAVAFLMSFENFNTTLFLVGSETTLPINLYLQVRDGSTPIINAVSFLLIITTSTFAVINLLLKKKENA; this is encoded by the coding sequence TCTCTTCGCCCCGCTGGTGGTCACCTGCGTTCTGGCATTCAATGACTCGAACTTTCCGGCACTGCCCTGGCATGGGTTCTCTCTCGACTGGTTTTTTAGCGATGGTCCGGAACGAATAGGCCTGTTCCATGACCGCTCAAATATGCAGTCGCTCTGGGTCTCCAGCCAAACCGCTTTCTGGGTATCTCTTTTCTCAGTTATCGTAGGAACGGCAGGTTCATTTCTCTTTGAACATGAAGAATTCCCTGGGAAACGTGGACTATGGTTTCTGGCATTAACCCCGCTGGTCATTCCCGGGGTTATTCTGGGTATCTCAATACTGCTGACCGCCAACAGCCTTGGCATCTATTTCGAAGACACCTTTGGCATAGATATCCCCCTCTTTCGTCCCGGCTTCTGGTTGGTGGTGCTTGGGCAATTTTCCTTCATTACCACCTTTGTGCTGCTAGTTGTTTCTGCCCGACTGAGAAAGTTTGATAGAAGCCTGGAAGAAGCGGCCCTCAACCTGGGAGCAACCCGGCTGGAGGTGATCCGCTATATCACCCTGCCCTATCTTCGCCCGGCCCTCATCGGCAGCGGCGCGGTGGCCTTTCTGATGAGCTTTGAGAATTTTAATACTACCCTGTTTCTGGTCGGTTCAGAGACAACTTTGCCGATCAATCTCTACCTGCAGGTACGGGACGGCTCCACCCCAATCATCAATGCAGTGTCCTTTCTGCTGATTATCACCACCTCGACCTTTGCAGTCATCAATCTGCTGCTAAAGAAAAAGGAAAACGCATAA